The SAR202 cluster bacterium genome window below encodes:
- the aroE gene encoding shikimate dehydrogenase, translating to MQHIVILGYPLSHSISPVFQQAALDYHRIKARYSARPTPPESLAEEVAMLRGAEYLGANVTIPHKESVRAFLDGVDELAAEIGAVNTIVKSGDKILGRNTDATGLLRALRETGGFDPAGKSVVLLGAGGAARAAAFGLAKSKVSAITIANRTVARARALADEVAHLNIRVDTVPMEGPALASACAGADLVVNSTSIGMKGGPAQGESPLKIGLLSSRNLVYDMVYNPSETPLMSEARRAGAQALGGLSMLVFQGAAAFEMWTGKSAPVDVMFKAAERAMKA from the coding sequence ATGCAACATATTGTGATATTGGGATACCCGCTCTCGCACTCGATTTCGCCTGTTTTCCAGCAAGCGGCGCTGGATTACCACCGTATCAAGGCGCGGTACAGCGCGAGGCCGACTCCGCCGGAAAGCTTGGCGGAGGAGGTGGCCATGTTGAGGGGCGCAGAGTACCTTGGCGCGAATGTGACGATACCGCACAAAGAGAGCGTGCGCGCGTTCCTTGATGGGGTTGACGAGCTGGCCGCGGAGATCGGTGCGGTCAACACGATCGTCAAGAGCGGTGATAAGATACTTGGCCGGAACACGGACGCGACTGGATTGCTCAGGGCGCTCAGGGAGACTGGGGGCTTTGATCCGGCGGGGAAGTCGGTTGTGCTCCTGGGCGCCGGCGGGGCCGCCAGGGCTGCTGCGTTCGGGCTTGCTAAATCGAAGGTCTCGGCTATCACGATAGCCAACCGCACGGTTGCCCGCGCCCGTGCTCTTGCCGACGAGGTGGCGCACCTTAATATACGAGTCGACACTGTCCCGATGGAAGGCCCGGCGCTGGCTTCGGCATGCGCTGGAGCGGACCTGGTGGTGAACTCTACTTCCATTGGGATGAAGGGTGGTCCGGCGCAGGGGGAGAGCCCCTTGAAAATAGGCCTACTATCCTCGCGAAATCTGGTGTACGATATGGTGTATAACCCATCAGAAACCCCTCTGATGTCGGAGGCCAGACGAGCGGGGGCCCAGGCCCTCGGCGGACTGTCGATGCTCGTATTTCAAGGGGCGGCGGCGTTTGAGATGTGGACGGGAAAATCAGCACCCGTCGACGTTATGTTCAAAGCCGCCGAAAGGGCCATGAAGGCATAA
- a CDS encoding response regulator, whose amino-acid sequence MSGMAEQGGTAGAEQVRVLVADDEAIIRILLNHVLTAQSYEVVLAEDGQEAIEILQRERFDLVITDITMPRATGMDVLHTSKTVDPACPVMLITGFPSEDLISQMYGAGAEEYIPKPFDLQSIKDAVARLLARKQGVESENRVREAVPAYGYQTA is encoded by the coding sequence ATGAGCGGAATGGCGGAACAGGGTGGTACAGCCGGCGCTGAGCAAGTCCGCGTCCTCGTTGCGGACGACGAAGCCATTATTCGGATACTCCTGAACCATGTCCTCACCGCCCAGAGCTACGAAGTAGTCCTTGCCGAGGACGGCCAGGAGGCCATTGAAATTCTTCAGCGAGAGCGATTTGATCTTGTGATTACGGACATCACAATGCCCCGCGCCACCGGAATGGATGTCCTGCACACGTCAAAGACGGTGGACCCCGCCTGCCCGGTGATGCTTATCACAGGCTTTCCTTCAGAGGACCTGATTTCCCAGATGTACGGCGCCGGTGCAGAGGAGTACATTCCCAAGCCTTTCGACCTGCAGTCGATCAAGGACGCCGTAGCAAGGCTGCTGGCGCGCAAGCAGGGCGTCGAAAGTGAAAACAGGGTCCGCGAGGCTGTTCCGGCGTACGGGTACCAGACGGCCTGA
- the ruvX gene encoding Holliday junction resolvase RuvX, which yields MALDVGDVRIGVAISDVEGRMAFPHSAVRRGEPDDIAQIVLLATEEGVKEIVVGMPLHLSGQPGAQAKEVRRFIKSLAAATPTRIITLDERYSSVQAQRMLRDSGEKPSRDKGRIDAAAATVLLQAYLDAGRMRRRATP from the coding sequence ATGGCCCTCGACGTCGGGGACGTCCGCATCGGCGTCGCGATAAGCGACGTCGAGGGCCGCATGGCGTTCCCGCACTCCGCCGTCCGCCGCGGCGAGCCGGATGACATCGCGCAGATCGTCCTGCTCGCCACAGAGGAAGGTGTGAAGGAGATCGTCGTCGGCATGCCCCTCCACCTCTCCGGCCAGCCCGGCGCGCAGGCCAAAGAGGTCCGCCGCTTCATCAAGTCCCTCGCCGCAGCCACCCCCACCCGCATCATCACCCTCGACGAGCGCTACTCCAGCGTCCAGGCCCAGCGCATGCTCCGCGACTCCGGCGAAAAGCCCTCCCGCGACAAGGGCCGCATAGACGCCGCCGCCGCGACAGTCCTCCTCCAGGCCTACCTGGACGCTGGCCGCATGCGTCGCCGCGCAACGCCTTGA